The proteins below come from a single Xiphophorus hellerii strain 12219 chromosome 14, Xiphophorus_hellerii-4.1, whole genome shotgun sequence genomic window:
- the homezb gene encoding homeobox and leucine zipper encoding b, translating to MRQLADRTNIKPIQTPSSLEGSHSALGITVPQWSARICLPLLSEDKRVLWVHANEVNVQTDKVAELENAFSRSPYLTRKQTNALAQRCSLHPDQVKVWFIAQRLRYGISWDYKDIREIWNKLNSNRKDKEGDEEFQDRVKNDQVKSKKMSLMERKVNWNTEQERPMEKETGRRVIEDEAATPDKRRTIGVVSNRRRKRKKRDVKWITDQAETLGAKMDTSENEEQTWEGAYVSKKKRRAHTKLISSPVKNDYENLLAEAEIPFVDFSSVVLEPQTQTSIAVPITESQADLQGRRMTSLESSLEEDTDTLACLEEALSSEPAKENNVVSEVDELKELVKAENNFLTASRPTAGTSQEEVLLAEGAMLRPRSRLKTQSQLLMLRRAFLEFQYPDAEQYSMLTRLVGIQRHHLVQWFGDRRYSMKKSKPRWMTEEQYKEILANIKYRQYKNILLKGLLRKTE from the coding sequence ATGAGGCAACTCGCTGACAGAACGAACATCAAACCCATACAGACCCCCAGTTCTCTGGAAGGCAGCCATTCGGCGTTGGGTATCACAGTGCCTCAGTGGAGCGCCCGCATATGTCTCCCCCTGCTCTCTGAGGATAAAAGGGTGTTGTGGGTTCATGCAAATGAGGTTAACGTGCAGACAGATAAAGTGGCGGAACTCGAAAATGCCTTTAGCAGGTCCCCCTATCTGACACGCAAACAGACTAATGCTCTAGCCCAGCGCTGCTCCCTGCATCCAGACCAGGTGAAGGTTTGGTTTATAGCGCAGAGGCTCCGCTACGGCATTAGCTGGGACTACAAAGACATCAGGGAGATTTGGAACAAGTTGAATTCCAATCGCAAAGACAAGGAAGGAGATGAGGAGTTCCAAGACAGGGTCAAGAACGACCAAGTAAAGAGCAAGAAGATGTCTTTGATGGAACGAAAAGTGAATTGGAATACGGAGCAGGAGAGACCAATGGAAAAAGAAACGGGTAGAAGGGTGATAGAGGACGAAGCCGCCACTCCAGATAAGCGGAGAACAATTGGGGTCGTGTCGAAcaggagaaggaaaagaaagaaacgaGACGTCAAGTGGATCACCGATCAAGCAGAAACACTAGGGGCAAAAATGGATACATCTGAGAATGAGGAGCAAACATGGGAAGGAGCATATGTctccaagaaaaaaagaagagcacaCACAAAACTGATCTCCAGCCCAGTTAAAAACGACTACGAGAATCTTCTTGCCGAGGCTGAAATCCCATTTGTTGACTTTTCTTCCGTCGTTCTAGAGCCTCAAACCCAAACCTCTATCGCCGTTCCCATAACAGAGAGCCAGGCAGACTTGCAGGGCAGAAGGATGACTTCGCTGGAGAGCAGCTTGGAGGAGGATACTGACACACTGGCTTGTCTGGAGGAAGCTCTGTCTTCTGAACCGGCAAAGGAAAACAATGTCGTCTCCGAAGTGGACGAACTAAAGGAGCTCGTTAAGGCTGAAAACAACTTTCTTACTGCGAGCAGACCAACTGCTGGGACCAGTCAGGAGGAAGTTCTCTTGGCAGAAGGGGCAATGCTGCGTCCCCGGAGCAGACTGAAGACTCAGTCTCAGCTGCTGATGCTAAGGAGGGCCTTCCTGGAGTTCCAGTATCCCGATGCCGAGCAGTACAGCATGCTGACCAGGCTGGTCGGCATACAGCGCCACCATCTGGTGCAGTGGTTCGGTGACCGGCGTTACTCGATGAAAAAATCAAAACCTCGCTGGATGACGGAGGAGCAGTACAAGGAGATACTGGCCAACATCAAGTACCGGCAATACAAAAACATCCTGCTAAAAGGACTGCTGAGAAAAACTGAATGA